One genomic segment of Brassica napus cultivar Da-Ae chromosome A3, Da-Ae, whole genome shotgun sequence includes these proteins:
- the LOC106438779 gene encoding uncharacterized protein At3g43530-like, with the protein MAPKTRFTEQTNKEGAPEKKKKNESVVEKKKAAVEKKKAEAEKKKKDSVIKKKQAAVKRRREAVKKKRDAEKKKIETAEKKRKRDSGVDDESSSNPTKRPQTASSPEHQADPDHYPPLSTELPSQDDREGTPSPSVPIEPQKSPTQTPNEAENPLQAPITSTNRESGSPEAAINNDGQTIGSNNIDSNSHEAAIGSAAIDNDAPRTVESDDMTVEADRPAGFFFNPSNYGKGCKLSSRCHQHDFLNKTIGKLDASEKSWFQEHPQFKHIFHMDCTSTRKVMGLWMLLLRTMHTEKGRQAWFGVNGVPIRYSIREHSLLSGLYCHSYPENYQSIGRLKFARKYFKVKKTKDGKEKGLQVTEADVKEKLQKMKFDGSGDRLRMAVLYFLATVLRGRSKAGYFIEYFLLQAVEDLEFCTEFPWGRYTFDDCMKEIFHVRDHFRDGIPEHAQWVFPGFINPLEILAFECIPVLRERFREPVPNCFDGCPRMCKWKFKRTGTTGFPLDMIYRTLGNTKEIISVLEPKGNEVDLLYEIMDEGTFEDLELIDDSDTLDIAVDSWNKILMEPGKKIFWPDLYEMDVRTREQQEEAGGEAGGEAGGEAGGEAGGEAGGEAGGEAGVQTGGEAGRESLRELELKLNKRMDDGFALRDETIRLLEARVKELEEEKIQRESWSFQEGEMYGDKEAEILGDKEGEMHGDKEGEIHGDKDGDETNKDGDKADKDGDDEPDKEGEDGDKADKDGDDEPDKEGEDGDEADKGDEAEKDGEKQIEAEADKGDEAEKDSEKQIEAEAEKDGEKHIEVEAEKLMQDTEDGDEQSTLQIMADTAERFEKAAAEKAVVDKTDEVVDDDALEKEGEVRVDDALENTASVGDSQDPAEMPKRVPKRSHLLRSPFTPN; encoded by the exons ATGGCTCCAAAGACTCGTTTCACCGAACAAACGAACAAAGAAGGTGcgccggagaagaagaagaagaatgagtcagtggtggagaagaagaaagctgcggtggagaagaagaaagctgaggcggaaaagaagaagaaagactctgtgataaagaaaaaacaagcaGCGGTGAAAAGGAGGAGAGAagccgttaaaaaaaaaagagatgcagagaaaaagaagattgaaaccgcagagaagaagaggaagcgaGACAGTGGTGTAGACGATGAGTCCTCGTCCAATCCAACCAAGCGGCCTCAGACCGCATCTTCACCAGAACATCAAGCCGATCCTGATCATTATCCGCCACTATCAACGGAGTTACCTTCGCAGGATGATAGAGAGGGTACGCCAAGCCCATCAGTTCCGATTGAGCCACAAAAATCACCTACTCAAACACCCAATGAGGCGGAGAATCCACTGCAAGCTCCAATAACTTCTACCAACAGAGAATCAGGCTCACCCGAGGCTGCCATTAACAATGACGGGCAAACG ATTGGATCTAACAACATAGATTCAAATTCACATGAGGCTGCTATTGGATCTGCTGCCATTGACAACGACGCTCCAAGAACG gtTGAGAGTGATGATATGACCGTAGAAGCTGACAGACCTGCTGGTTTTTTCTTCAATCCGAGCAACTATGGAAAGGGTTGCAAGCTCTCCTCAAGGTGCCATCAACACGATTTTCTGAACAAGACGATTGGTAAGTTGGATGCCTCAGAGAAGAGTTGGTTTCAGGAACATCCTCAGTTCAAGCATATATTCCACATGGATTGTACCTCAACAAGAAAAGTGATGGGATTGTGGATGTTGCTACTTCGTACTATGCATACAGAGAAGGGTCGACAAGCTTGGTTTGGGGTAAACGGTGTTCCAATTAGATACTCTATCAGGGAACATAGCCTCCTCTCTGGTTTATACTGCCACTCATATCCAGAAAACTATCAGAGCATAGGGAGACTGAAGTTTGCGAGAAAGTATTTTAAagtgaagaagacaaaggatgGGAAGGAAAAGGGTCTGCAAGTGACAGAAGCGGATGTTAAGGAGAAACTTCAGAAGATGAAATTTGATGGTAGTGGCGATCGTCTGAGGATGGCGGTTCTTTACTTTCTGGCTACAGTTTTAAGAGGAAGGTCCAAAGCAGGATACTTCATTGAGTATTTCCTTCTCCAAGCAGTAGAAGATTTGGAGTTTTGCACCGAATTTCCATGGGGCCGTTACACCTTTGATGATTGCATGAAGGAGATTTTTCATGTAAGGGATCATTTTCGTGATGGGATCCCAGAGCATGCACAGTGGGTATTTCCTGGGTTTATCAACCCTTTGGAG ATATTAGCATTTGAATGTATCCCTGTCCTTAGGGAAAGATTCAGAGAGCCTGTTCCAAACTGTTTTGATGGTTGTCCAAGAATGTGCAAATGGAAGTTCAAGAGGACCGGAACAACAGGATTTCCACTTGACATGATTTATCGGACGCTAGGAAACACAAAG GAGATTATCAGTGTTTTGGAACCAAAAGGAAATGAAGTAGACCTTTTGTATGAAATAATGGATGAAGGGACTTTTGAAGACTTGGAGCTGATAGATGATTCGGATACGCTAGACATAGCTGTTGACAGTTGGAACAAGATCCTAATGGAACCAGGGAAAAAAATCTTCTGGCCGGATCTATATGAGATGGATGTGAGAACCCGAGAGCAACAAGAGGAGGCAGGAGGCGAGGCAGGGGGCGAGGCAGGAGGCGAGGCAGGAGGAGAGGCAGGAGGCGAGGCAGGAGGCGAGGCAGGGGGTGAGGCAGGAGTTCAAACAGGGGGCGAAGCAGGTCGTGAGAGTTTAAGAGAATTAGAGTTGAAGTTGAACAAAAGAATGGATGATGGATTTGCATTGAGAGACGAAACAATTCGTCTTCTGGAAGCAAGAGTaaaggagttggaagaagaaaaaatccaGAGAGAAAGTTGGTCGTTCCAGGAGGGCGAGATGTATGGTGATAAGGAGGCTGAGATACTTGGTGATAAGGAGGGCGAGATGCATGGTGATAAGGAGGGTGAGATACATGGTGATAAGGATGGTGATGAGACTAACAAGGATGGTGATAAGGCTGATAAGGATGGTGATGATGAGCCTGATAAGGAGGGTGAGGATGGTGATAAGGCTGATAAGGATGGTGATGATGAGCCTGATAAGGAGGGCGAGGATGGTGATGAGGCTGACAAGGGTGATGAGGCTGAGAAGGATGGTGAGAAGCAGATTGAGGCAGAGGCTGACAAGGGTGATGAGGCTGAGAAGGATAGTGAGAAACAGATTGAGGCAGAGGCTGAGAAGGATGGTGAGAAACATATCGAGGTAGAGGCTGAGAAgttgatgcaag ATACTGAAGATGGAGATGAGCAATCTACACTTCAAATTATGGCAGACACTGCAGAGAGATTTGAGAAGGCTGCTGCGGAAAAAGCTGTTGTGGACAAGACAGATGAGGTTGTAGATgatgatgctttggagaaggaAGGTGAGGTTAGAGTTGATGACGCTTTAGAGAACACAGCTTCGGTTGGAGATTCACAGGATCCTGCTGAGATGCCAAAGAGGGTGCCCAAGCGTTCTCATTTGTTGAGGTCTCCTTTTACGCCAAACTGA